Sequence from the Kribbella aluminosa genome:
CTGGACGGACTCACCAATCTGCACCGGGTGTCGGAGGTCTTCGCCGAGCGCTGCATCGTCGGCCTGCGCTGGCGCGCGGACGCGGTCGCCCGCAATCTGGCCGGCTCCCTCGAGACCGCCGTACTGACTGCCGCGACCGACGGCTACGAGTCCGCGGTCCGGAAGGACAGCTGATGGTGCCGTTGATGACCGATCCCACGCTGGTCCGTGCCCGAGGCTTCGACGTCGTCGCAGTCGTCGGTCGTCCAAGCAGCCCGGCTGACCGTCACCGACGACGGGGGGCTCTGCTGCGATCGCGATTCCGAGCTGGCGCTCGACCTGACCTGGGCGCAGGGCGCACATCGATAAGGAGATGTCATGACGCATCGATCGCAGGGCTTCTGGGGGTGCCTGCTGACCGCGGGCGTGTTACTGACCGCCGCCGCGTGCGCGGATCCCACTACCGCGTCCGATGCGGCCTCCACTCCGGAGTCGACGACCGCGACGTTGCCGCAGACCAAGGCTGATCCGGCGGTCGAGGCGCTGGTGCCGGCGGAGCTGAAGCAGAAGGGTGTGCTGGTGCTCGCGACCAACGCGCCGTACGCGCCGCTGGAGTACTTCAAGGAGGACAACCAGACCCTGACCGGGTACGACATCGATCTGGGCAACGCGATCGGCGCCGCGATGGGGCTGAAGACGCAGTGGAAGAACATCTCGTTCGACTCGATCATCCCGGGTCTCCAGGCCGGCAAGTACGACGGCGGGATGGCGGGGTTCAGCATCGAGCACGAGCGGCTCGGCACCGTCGACTTCGTCTCGTACTACCTGTCCGGCGGCGGGTTCCTGATCAAGAAGGGCAGCGGGATCAAGATCGGCGGGTTCGGTGACCTGTGCGGCTATCGGGTCGCGGTGCAGAAGGGCGTCAGCCAGGTCGACGCGCTGGTCGACCACAGCAAGGAATGTGTTGCCCAGGGCAAGAAGCCGATCACGATCAACCAGATCCCGGACCAGAACGTCGTCGTCCTCAGCCTCGCCTCCGGCCGGGCCGACGTGGTCGTCGGCGACAAGCCCCAGGTCGAGTACGCCGCCGGCCACGCCGAAGGGGTCTGTGTCAGCAGCACCTACCAGACCAGTCACAGCATCGCGGGCATCGCCGTACCGAAGGGGCACAAAGAGCTGACGACTGCGCTCCAGGCATCCGTCAACCACCTGATCCAGAACGGCGACCTCGCGCAGATCTCCAAGGTCTGGAACGTCGGGGTGCCGGTCAGCGGGACGGCGCTGACGGCCGACTACCAGAAGCTCAGTGCGCCTTGGGGGGTCGGTCCGGACGGCACCGTGAACAAGTCGCTGGTCTTCACCGACCCGGCGGCGATCCGGCCCGGGCACACCTACTACTACCAGCCGATCCACGCCGATTGCTCATGATGACCGCACAAGTACAAGACACTCCGCGGACCGACGAGCTCGAGATCCGCGCGATCCCACCGAAACACCCGTGGCGGTGGGCGGCCGCGGCCGTCGTGGTCCTGCTCGCCGCGATGCTGGTCTACTCGATGCTGACCAACCCGCGCTACCAGTGGAACGTCGTGTTCTCGTGGTTACTCGCGCGAACGATCCTGCGCGGCCTGCTGCTGACGCTGGCGCTGACAGCGGTCTCGATGCTGACCGGCATCGTGCTCGGCATCGTCTTTGCTGTGCTGCGCGGTTCTCCGAACCGGCTGCTGTCCGGCGCCGCCGGCGTCTACATCTGGTTCTTCCGCGGTACGCCGCTGCTCGTCCAGCTGGTGTTCTGGTTCAACCTGAGCGCGCTGTACCCGCGGATCGTGGTCGGCGTCCCGTTCGGTGGGCCGGAGCTGACCGCGCTGAACGCGAACGCGCTGATCTCGCCGATGACCGCCGCGTTCCTCGGCCTCGCGCTGAACGAGGCGGCGTACATGGCCGAGATCGTCCGGGCCGGTATCGTCTCGGTGCCGGCCGGCCAGCTCCAGGCGGCCAGTGCGCTCGGCTTCACCCGGATGACGACGATGCGCAGGATCGTGCTGCCGCAGGCGATGCGGGTGATCATCCCGCCGACCGGGAACCAGACGATCTCGATGCTGAAGACCAGTTCGCTGGTCAGCGTCCTGGCGATACCCGAGTTGCTGTACAGCGCGCAGATCGTCTATGCGCGGACGTTCCAGACGATTCCGCTACTGATCGTGGTCAGCATCTGGTACCTGGCGCTGACGTCCTTCCTGACCGTTGCCCAGGGCAGGATCGAACGCCGGTTCTCAGCAGGAGAAGGCACATGACCGAGCCGTTGCTGCGGGCCCAGCGGGTCTACAAGAACTACGGTGCGAACGAAGTACTGAAGGGTGTCGACCTCGATGTCATGCCGGGCACGGTGGTCTGCATCCTCGGGCCGTCCGGCTCCGGGAAGAGCACGTTCCTGCGCTGTATCAACCACCTGGAGCGGATCCGGTCCGGCCGCATCTCGATCGACGGCGACCTGATCGGCTACCGGCAGGACGGCGACAAGCTGCACGAGCTGGACGAGAAGGCGATCAGCAAGCAACGGGCCGAGGTCGGGATGGTGTTCCAGGACTTCAACCTGTTCGCGCACTACACCGCCGCCGAGAACGTGATGGCCGGTCCGGTGCTGGTGCGCGGCGAGGACCGTACGTCGGCGCGGGCCCGGGCCGTCGAGCTGTTGACCCGGGTCGGTCTTGCGGACAAGGTCGACGCGTATCCTCGGCAACTGTCCGGTGGCCAGCAGCAACGAGTCGCGATCGCGCGGGCGCTGGCGATGCGTCCGAAGCTGATGCTGTTCGACGAACCGACGTCGGCACTCGACCCGGAGCTCGTCGGCGAGGTGCTCGACGTGATGCGGGCCCTGGCCGCCGAAGGGCAGACGATGATCGTGGTCACCCACGAGGTCGGGTTCGCCCGCGAGGTCGCGGATGTCGTCGTGTTCATGGATCAGGGCGTGATCCTGGAGCAGGGGCCGCCGACCGCCGTACTGAACAATCCTTCCAATCCACGCACACAGTCTTTCCTCTCGAAGGTGCTGACATGACTTCGTACGACGTCGCCGTTCTCGGACTCGGGGCGATGGGAGCCGCCGCCGCGTGGCGGGCTGCCGCGCGCGGGGCCTCGGTGATCGGCTTCGAGCAGTTCACTCCGGCGCACGCGCGCGGATCGTCGCACGGCGGGTCGCGGATCTTCCGCAGGACGGTGTTCGAAGGCATCGACTATGTGCCCGTCGTCAGGCGCGCGGAGCAGCTCTGGGCCCAGCTCGAGCGGGACACCGGCGCCACGGTGTTTCACCGCTCCGGTGGGCTGTGCGTCGGTGCCGCTGAGGGTGAGCTGGTGCGGGACGCGATGCGGTGTGCCGAGGAAGGCGACGTCGAGATCGAGTTGCTCGATGCCGATGCGCTGGCCGGCCGGTACCCGCAGTTCGCCGTCGCGCCGGGCGATGTCGGTGTGTTCGAGCCGGGTGCCGGCGTACTCGATCCGGAGGGGTGTATCCGCGCGGAGCTGGGCCTGGCGAAGGCCGCCGGCGCCGAGTTGCGGTTCGAGACACAGGTCAGCGGGCTGCAGTACGACGATGCCGGCGTCCGGATCTCTGTCGGGGCGGAGACGATCACCGCGCGGCGGGCGATCGTTGCTACCGGCGCCTGGTTCACCGACCTGGTGCCGGAGCTGGCCCTGCCGTTGCGCGTGCAGCGGTCGCCGCTCGTGTGGTTCGCCGGTGCGGACCAGGCGGCGTACGGACCGGATCGGTTCCCGACGTTCATCTGGGAGAGCGGAGACCTCGACGGGTGGGGGATACCTGACGTGGACGGCCGCGGGGTGAAAGTAGGCGCGGGCAGGTCGGCGGCCAAGCCGTGGCTGGAGCACGCCTCGGACAACGACTATCCGATCGGCCCGGCCGACACGGGGCCTGTCGAGGCGATCGTACGACGTGCTTTCCCCGGGCTCGACCCGGTCCCGGTGGCGGCGACCCCGTGCATGAACTCGAAGTCGCCCGACGGGGACTTCGTGATCGGGATCCCCGCGGCGGCGCCGGCACTGGTGCTCGCGGGCGCGTTCTCCGGGCACGGCTTCAAGCACTCGGCTGCCGTCGGTGACATCACCGTCGACCTGGCTGTGGACGGTGCGTCGGACATCGCGCTCGGACACTTCTCGCCGGACCGGTTCGGACCGACGGCATGAGGACGCTGGGGCGAGCCGGAGTACGGGTCAGCCCGATCGCGCTGGGGACGATGAACTTCGGCCCGGTGACACCCGAGGACGAGGCGCACTCGATTCTCGACGCGGCGACCGACGCCGGCGTCAACCTGATCGACACCGCCGACGTGTACGGCGCGGACGCGAACCGAACCATCGCCGACGACTCCGCGGACAAGGGGCTGACCGAGCGGATCGTCGGCAACTGGCTGGCGAAGCGTCCCGGGCGACGGGACCAGATCGTGCTGGTTTCCAAGGCGTATGGGCGGATGGGCCCCGGTGCGAACGACCTGCACCTGTCGTCGGTCCACCTCCGGCGGGCC
This genomic interval carries:
- a CDS encoding ABC transporter substrate-binding protein; this encodes MTHRSQGFWGCLLTAGVLLTAAACADPTTASDAASTPESTTATLPQTKADPAVEALVPAELKQKGVLVLATNAPYAPLEYFKEDNQTLTGYDIDLGNAIGAAMGLKTQWKNISFDSIIPGLQAGKYDGGMAGFSIEHERLGTVDFVSYYLSGGGFLIKKGSGIKIGGFGDLCGYRVAVQKGVSQVDALVDHSKECVAQGKKPITINQIPDQNVVVLSLASGRADVVVGDKPQVEYAAGHAEGVCVSSTYQTSHSIAGIAVPKGHKELTTALQASVNHLIQNGDLAQISKVWNVGVPVSGTALTADYQKLSAPWGVGPDGTVNKSLVFTDPAAIRPGHTYYYQPIHADCS
- the solA gene encoding N-methyl-L-tryptophan oxidase, with translation MTSYDVAVLGLGAMGAAAAWRAAARGASVIGFEQFTPAHARGSSHGGSRIFRRTVFEGIDYVPVVRRAEQLWAQLERDTGATVFHRSGGLCVGAAEGELVRDAMRCAEEGDVEIELLDADALAGRYPQFAVAPGDVGVFEPGAGVLDPEGCIRAELGLAKAAGAELRFETQVSGLQYDDAGVRISVGAETITARRAIVATGAWFTDLVPELALPLRVQRSPLVWFAGADQAAYGPDRFPTFIWESGDLDGWGIPDVDGRGVKVGAGRSAAKPWLEHASDNDYPIGPADTGPVEAIVRRAFPGLDPVPVAATPCMNSKSPDGDFVIGIPAAAPALVLAGAFSGHGFKHSAAVGDITVDLAVDGASDIALGHFSPDRFGPTA
- a CDS encoding amino acid ABC transporter permease, translating into MMTAQVQDTPRTDELEIRAIPPKHPWRWAAAAVVVLLAAMLVYSMLTNPRYQWNVVFSWLLARTILRGLLLTLALTAVSMLTGIVLGIVFAVLRGSPNRLLSGAAGVYIWFFRGTPLLVQLVFWFNLSALYPRIVVGVPFGGPELTALNANALISPMTAAFLGLALNEAAYMAEIVRAGIVSVPAGQLQAASALGFTRMTTMRRIVLPQAMRVIIPPTGNQTISMLKTSSLVSVLAIPELLYSAQIVYARTFQTIPLLIVVSIWYLALTSFLTVAQGRIERRFSAGEGT
- a CDS encoding amino acid ABC transporter ATP-binding protein, whose translation is MTEPLLRAQRVYKNYGANEVLKGVDLDVMPGTVVCILGPSGSGKSTFLRCINHLERIRSGRISIDGDLIGYRQDGDKLHELDEKAISKQRAEVGMVFQDFNLFAHYTAAENVMAGPVLVRGEDRTSARARAVELLTRVGLADKVDAYPRQLSGGQQQRVAIARALAMRPKLMLFDEPTSALDPELVGEVLDVMRALAAEGQTMIVVTHEVGFAREVADVVVFMDQGVILEQGPPTAVLNNPSNPRTQSFLSKVLT